TTATATGCTTTTCGAACGGATGAGCAAAGTGCTGTTGACCTGAAACTACCACCGGTGCCTCTGTACGGTCTCAGGTTCAAGCAGTTGGTGGACATCTCATTTGAGAAAGGCCCACTTGGTATAACCAAGGCCATAGCCGTTCGCCCGGTTTACTATCCTATTAGAGTTGCTAATAGGCTATTTAATTATTTTGAACAGATCAGCCCATCCCAAAAAGAATGGGTAGTTAACAATTTTGGCAAGGAAATTTATATTACCTGGAATGAGACAGACTTTGAGATATGTACTTCTACGGGTGTTACTACCGTTACTAATACTTTTGGTGCGACCCTGAACTTTAATTTAGCCTTTAATTGGTTTAGCAAAAACCAGAACGCTAGCTCTACCTTCAATACTTCTTATACTAAGGTGTCACAGCACACGGTAAATGTTTCAGGGAGTAGTGTTGTACCATTAGGTTTCTGTGGTTTGGGCTATTGTGATCCACTATATTCTAATCATAATGATTTTCCTTTCAGACCACGTCATTGGTATCCAACCGGGCCTCAAGGGTTATTAGTGCATTGCGATTATGTCGTGGATTGAAGCATCTATATGTTTATTTATATGGCTGACAGCGCTCAGAAGGAGTAGACGGGGCGCTGTCAGCCTTTTAGATAGATCATCTCTTTGGGAACAGTAATCTTATTTTCTTTCTACATATGAGACAATGGTTCGTAAAGAATTTGAGTAGCGACTATTTGGCTCAACGCATTGATTTTCAGTTTTTTAAGAAGTGGAGTGCTGTGGTCAAAATCGGGCTTCGTCTTTTTTTACACGTCCGGGAATTTCCCGAACATCACAAAAAATCATCCAGCGCTCCAAAAACCATACAATCTGGGCAAAATCGCCGCCTAATTTTTTACGAACCATTGTGAGAATATTATTCCGCCAACTACACTTTCCCGTCCATACTTCCTAGGCGGTCGTACGGTCGTGAAAGTGGGCGTTGGCGGAAATAGTAGGAAGGCAGGACAGCCCAGACACCGCGAACAGAGCACACAGATAGACAATCGTTGACCCAACAGTGCGAGACAGCGTGCGGCAACTTGACACTCCTCCAGCCAGACCACCGGCCGAGCAGACGCGACACCCGCGACCACCGCCGCACGAGCAGAAGAAGCACCACCGATAGGACACCGACTCGAGACAGTCACGACAACACTGGCCACGACCACCCGCCACCACCATCCGCCGCACAGGCCAACCAGGGCGCCCACAGCGGATGAGCGGGCGGGCCACAGACTCCACGATGACCGCTTCACCAGACAGAACCCAAGAGGCTGAGGATGAGAGCGTTGTTCATTGACCTGTTTTTTGCTTTGCCCTTGCGTATCGCGGTGCTATGCGCGAATGTGTTGTGCCTTGCTCTGAGCATCGCCCAGGACAGGGTTAGCCCATGGCTTTTCAGGCGAGGCTCAACGTACTGATTATGAAGGTGCTGGGCTTTTTGGGTGGTTTCCTGGCCTCCTCACGTGCTTTGCTCTGGAGTGTCGCGATGCTATGCGCGGATGATTTGCGCTTTGCTTTTGGCGCCGCTCGGGTGGGCGGAAGGCTTTCTGGCAGAGTTGGGTTTTTGTCGCCGAATAGCGAAAAAAAGTGTGCCTGAGGTCTTGCATTTTTGGCTGTGCTGCTGCACTTTTGTGGCTGTTATGAGGGTAAGAAAAAACATACTTCCGCCAACTACACTTTCCCGTCCATACTTCCTAATCGGTCGTACGGTCGTGAAAGTGGGCGTTGGGCGGAAATTATCGGAAATCACAGGACATGCACTGCTCGAAAAGGCGTAGGGCTTTGAACTTTTATGCGCTCAGGCTGCGGAGTGCTGGCTTACAATAGTTTAGTCATGGCTTCGATAGCAGAATATTAACTGAAAAGTATTTATCATTTTAATTAGTTAACAAGTAAAACTTAAAGTATTATGCAAAAAATTTTTAACATCCCTAATTCAATTCTAATAATTGCCGCTTTTATGTTAAGCGCTTTGGCTATTCATGCTTGTCTCAAGAATTATGATTATGGTGATAATAACATAAAAAGCATAGAGAGCACTTTTGGCGTAAAAATGAGGTCAGTTTCCGCATCTACGGATAGCAGTGAATGTTTTACTACCTGCCCTATTGTGATAGATAGCATAATAGACACGGTTCAGATACCCGGAACAAGTTGTTTTGCTCAAGTTAAGTACAGTGTTCATCGTTGTCTTGAGTCTACCAGTCCTGTTAAGTTGACCGAGATTTTTAATAATTTTTCTGCATCCCCCATCTATAGCATGGGTTGCGACTCCCTTGTTAGATTATGGGACAGTCTATACAATGCCTCTTTAATGGATTCTCTGATTTTTCAGATAGAGAGATTTCATGTATTGGCGGGTAAAGCTGCTGAGGAAAAATATATGACGAAATTCGTAATTAAACAAAAAAGTCATTTTGATTGTTTGGCTCCAAATATATTTCTTTTTGCAGAATTTTATTGGGATCAATGTTATACATGGTGTATCAAGTACATAATTGTTAATAATAAGCCAATAGTAGAACACAAGAGGAGGTCGTGTGGGCAGGCATGTTGTAAAAGAAGTACTCAATATTGTTGGGATAGTGTGAATAATGTGGTTAAAAAATCTCCTCCAACGGTAGAGACAATAGGTTTCTGCATGTCTGAATTGCCTGCTCAATGTCCTGAGGGCTATAATGTTTATGGTCTATGTAGCCAAGCTTGTTTGGCGCAAGAGTAACTATTTTGTTCTTTTAATATATTATACTTAAATTTAAAACAAAAAAGATATGCGTCGAATTTTTTGTATTGTCTCATTCTGGATTTTTACATTTTCCTTAATTTTTAGCCAAGATTTTACTTTTGAGAATTATACTCCTAAATGGTCGAAGCGAGCAATAGACTCTAGTTATGTAGGCTATATTGAGGTGGGTATAGGAGCGGGTAGCAATAATCAAGTGATAAATCGTTATAATGGGCATAATCACTTGTGGAATTTGCTTCCCATGTTAATACATGGCGATAAGATGATCAATGTTTTTACAAATGCCAAGAATGACTATCAAGGAGCCTACATAGAATGCAGGGATCTAAAGAATGGCGAGTTAATATGGGACAATCGTTTTGATTTTAGAAATGACAGCATGCAGGAGTTTTCAGACTATTTTTTTGTGAATGATAACGGAGATTTAGAGGTTCTATCCTTTAGGAATGCAAGCAAAACGTATTCTATTATGTGGTTTGATGCCACTGTATCAAGGCGAATATACAGTTTAAATACAGGAGAATTGAAAATACATGAATATGGAGATATTAGTGATACTCTGCGGTTTCCAATATTAACATTTTATCCGTTGCTACCTATGCTAAGGTCATACCCTGGAGATGCTATAGAATATATAGTTCCTCGATCAAAATGTGACTCAAAAGTGTTCTCGATGAATGAGGGACTTTTAATTGATACTACTTACCTTTTTCCGAGGACATATCAATATGGAGACGTTTTTGTGTTAGTAGAGAGGGATAAAATAATAGTTACTCGATATTCTCGAGCTGAAGAGCCAAACAACATACCGCCGAACACCTATCAAGTTATCATAGAGGAGTACAACAGGGAATGGAAATATTTAAGAAGCGTAGATTTGACTGATGTTCTTGGGCCAGCTATTCAGTACATGGCTCGTGCTAACAGAGATGCATTTGTAGTATCTTCTTTTGTTGGTAATATCAGTCTGAGTAATCCATACTTTCTTAAGGTTAGTATGATGGACACAACTTATAACTTAATTGAGACTATTGACTTTTCAAATAAATATATATATGCACATGCTTTTAAGATGAAGGGTTCGGCGGGTACTTTGTTTGTTGCGGGTAGGCGCGGTAGGGTTAATGGTCGGAATGTGATAGATTTAATTAGGAGTGATGGCCATGGGAATATTGTTAAGCAGCATAGTTTGGTGCATCGGGAGCGGAAGTTGGAGCGGCTTGTTCACGCAGAGATGGGAGATAATGATGAAGATTTATATTTATCTGTCTGGACAGCGACTTTTAAGCAAAATAGTAATCAGGTTGATCCGGACTCGGAGGTGGTTCATGTAATGCGTATTGATTTAAAGGAGTTAGGCTTAGTTTCTGTTGAGGATAATTTGGCTGAGTTTCCTTTGTTTAAGGTATATCCTAATCCGGCTGGCGATGTACTTTGGGTTGAGGGAGATAAATCTTTTGACAGGGTTCGGTTTATAGATGTTCTTGGTAGAGAGATGTTTATAGATGTTATGAATGGAGATAGGAAGGTGGATATCAGCCGCTTGCCCTGGGGCATGTATTTTATTAGTTTTATGTCTAAGGGAGAGGTAGTAGGGAACTCAAAGCTATTAAAGGTTAGATAGTTTAAGAGGTGGGGGTATTGAGACAGTACAATGCCCCCACACGTTACATCTATATAGTAAATTGGCACTACGGGCGGATGTTTTGAGCCTTTTGCTGTGGGTGCCATTTAAGCGAAGGCTGGCGAGGTTTAGCACGTTTCTTCTGGCGGGGGAGAGTGGAGTGCTTTTTGGCAGAGTGGATTTTTGTCGCCGAATAGCGAAAAAAGTGTGCTTGAGGTCTTGCATTTTTGGCTGGCTTGCTGCACTTTTGTGACCGAATATGAGGGTAAGAAGCAACATTGTTCCGCCAACTATACTTTCACTTCCATACTTCCTAAGCGGTCGTACGGTCGTGAAAGTGGGCGTTCTGCGTAATTTGAAGCATCGGTAGATATCATGAGCCGATGGTAGAACGACTTTTGCGAAAATGTTATGCGTGTTGCTTTTCACTTTTTTAAACATAACATCCACAATCGAATAATTTTATGAAATACATTTCTTTCTTTAGCATATTGCTCTCATTGTCTTTTACTCTGACGGGTAGCATCTTAAACGCTCAAGAAGACCCAATTTTCCATTGCCCTGAGGTAGGAGATTATGCCTTCGAGGGAGAGTCACAGCCAACTCTGTGTCAACAGTACTATAGTATTAGTTGCGATGTTCAGTTGGGAGTTGGTACTCCTTATCCTAAGTCATCTCTTTTCGGTCCATCTGTTAGTGGGAACGTATGCATAATAGGTGATTTCGAGGTAGATGCGCCATTTTCTTTTATAGATGCCATAGTTAAGATAGAGCCTGGTGTAATGATAGAATTAAAGTCCAGTGCAGTACCGGGTGGGCCTAATGGCGCTCTTTTGCTTGACAATGCCAAGTTGTTTGCTTGTGAAGGCATGTGGAAGGGTATTTATCTCTCTGCCATGTCTAGCATAACGACTAAGGGAGGTACGTGGATAGAGGATGCGGATAA
Above is a window of candidate division WOR-3 bacterium DNA encoding:
- a CDS encoding T9SS type A sorting domain-containing protein, with amino-acid sequence MINVFTNAKNDYQGAYIECRDLKNGELIWDNRFDFRNDSMQEFSDYFFVNDNGDLEVLSFRNASKTYSIMWFDATVSRRIYSLNTGELKIHEYGDISDTLRFPILTFYPLLPMLRSYPGDAIEYIVPRSKCDSKVFSMNEGLLIDTTYLFPRTYQYGDVFVLVERDKIIVTRYSRAEEPNNIPPNTYQVIIEEYNREWKYLRSVDLTDVLGPAIQYMARANRDAFVVSSFVGNISLSNPYFLKVSMMDTTYNLIETIDFSNKYIYAHAFKMKGSAGTLFVAGRRGRVNGRNVIDLIRSDGHGNIVKQHSLVHRERKLERLVHAEMGDNDEDLYLSVWTATFKQNSNQVDPDSEVVHVMRIDLKELGLVSVEDNLAEFPLFKVYPNPAGDVLWVEGDKSFDRVRFIDVLGREMFIDVMNGDRKVDISRLPWGMYFISFMSKGEVVGNSKLLKVR